From Saccopteryx leptura isolate mSacLep1 chromosome 3, mSacLep1_pri_phased_curated, whole genome shotgun sequence, one genomic window encodes:
- the LOC136397793 gene encoding histone H2B type 2-F-like, with the protein MSKGMPDPAKSAPAPKKGSKKAVTKVQKKDGKKRKRSRKESYSVYVYKVLKQVHPDTGISSKAMGIMNSFVNDIFERIAGEASCLAHYNKRSTITSREIQTAVRLLLPGELAKHAVSEGTKAVTKYTSSK; encoded by the exons ATGAGTAAAGG GATGCCGGACCCAGCAAAATCTGCTCCTGCTCCTAAGAAAGGCTCCAAAAAGGCTGTTACAAAAGTGCAGAAGAAGGATGGGAAAAAGCGTAAACGTAGCCGGAAGGAGAGCTATTCTGTTTATGTGTACAAAGTGCTGAAGCAAGTTCACCCAGACACTGGCATCTCCTCCAAGGCCATGGGCATCATGAACTCCTTTGTCAACGATATCTTTGAGCGCATTGCTGGTGAGGCCTCCTGCCTGGCGCATTACAACAAGCGCTCCACCATCACCTCCCGGGAGATCCAGACGGCCGTGCGTCTGCTGCTGCCCGGCGAGCTGGCCAAGCACGCCGTGTCCGAGGGCACCAAGGCCGTCACCAAGTACACCAGTTCCAAGTAA
- the LOC136400514 gene encoding histone H3 — protein sequence MARTKQTARKSTGGKAPRKQLATKAARKSAPATGGVKKPHRYRPGTVALREIRRYQKSTELLIRKLPFQRLVREIAQDFKTDLRFQSSAVMALQEASEAYLVGLFEDTNLCAIHAKRVTIMPKDIQLARRIRGERA from the coding sequence ATGGCGCGAACGAAGCAGACTGCTCGCAAGTCAACCGGCGGCAAAGCTCCCCGGAAGCAACTGGCCACCAAAGCGGCTCGGAAGAGCGCGCCGGCTACCGGTGGTGTGAAGAAGCCACATCGTTACCGCCCAGGCACCGTGGCGCTGCGCGAGATCCGGCGCTACCAGAAGTCCACTGAGTTGCTGATCCGTAAGCTTCCCTTCCAGCGCCTGGTGCGCGAGATCGCACAGGATTTCAAGACTGACCTGCGCTTCCAGAGTTCGGCTGTGATGGCGCTGCAGGAGGCGAGCGAGGCCTACCTGGTGGGGCTGTTCGAAGACACAAATCTGTGTGCCATCCATGCCAAGCGCGTGACCATCATGCCCAAAGACATCCAGCTGGCTCGCCGCATCCGCGGGGAGCGGGCTTAA